The Zavarzinia compransoris genome has a window encoding:
- a CDS encoding FAD/NAD(P)-binding protein, with translation MRIAIIGAGFTGAQLTLELLRRAPRGTTILLFERSGIFGPGLAYSTVHADHLLNVRAANMSAFEDDPSHFLRWLWARNEPAAPAAEIPPSGHAFVPRGIYGAYLAATLAEAEATAHPRVVVERLAQAVEAVDETGDGVFLRLAGGAEIAADLAVVAAGNNPPLWPHPVGIEDVPADRLIGDPWDDATLGRIGPDDAVIVLGTGLTTVDVVTVLGRRGHRGRITAISRRGRLSRVHDQTRSWPPFLAPESVEPRIAAYVRRVRGEIARAAAEGIDWRSVIDAIRPHTQGLWRALPEAERRRFLRHVRPWWEIHRHRMAPQVAAGIERLIAAGTLTIAAGRIAGWGRAPDGVALRLAPRGGGAEITLAAAYVVNCTGASVDYRHLTAPLIRTLLDQGLARPDPLGLGLDVNDRLQLVGADGKARPRIFALGPPTKSMFWEITAVPDIRKQGRAFALRLFPNPV, from the coding sequence ATGCGGATTGCCATCATCGGGGCGGGTTTCACGGGCGCCCAGCTCACCCTGGAATTGCTGCGCCGGGCCCCGCGCGGCACCACCATCCTGCTGTTCGAGCGTTCGGGCATCTTCGGGCCCGGCCTTGCCTATTCGACGGTGCATGCCGATCACCTGCTGAACGTCCGCGCCGCCAACATGAGCGCTTTCGAGGACGACCCGTCGCATTTCCTGCGCTGGCTGTGGGCGCGGAACGAGCCGGCGGCGCCGGCGGCGGAGATCCCGCCCTCCGGCCATGCCTTCGTGCCGCGCGGGATCTACGGCGCCTATCTCGCCGCCACCCTGGCCGAGGCGGAGGCGACGGCCCACCCCCGCGTGGTGGTGGAACGCCTGGCCCAGGCGGTCGAGGCCGTGGATGAAACCGGGGATGGGGTGTTCCTGCGCCTTGCCGGCGGGGCCGAAATCGCCGCCGACCTCGCGGTGGTCGCGGCCGGCAATAATCCGCCGCTCTGGCCCCATCCGGTCGGGATCGAGGATGTGCCGGCCGACCGCCTGATCGGCGACCCGTGGGACGATGCCACCCTTGGCCGCATCGGGCCGGACGATGCGGTGATCGTGCTCGGCACCGGGCTGACCACGGTCGATGTCGTCACCGTGCTGGGCCGGCGGGGCCACCGCGGGCGGATCACGGCGATTTCCCGCCGGGGCCGCCTGTCCCGGGTGCACGACCAGACCAGAAGCTGGCCGCCCTTCCTGGCCCCGGAGTCGGTGGAGCCGCGGATCGCCGCCTATGTCCGCCGGGTGCGCGGGGAAATCGCCCGCGCGGCGGCGGAGGGGATCGACTGGCGCAGCGTGATCGATGCCATCCGGCCCCACACCCAGGGCCTGTGGCGCGCCCTGCCCGAGGCCGAGCGGCGGCGCTTCCTGCGCCATGTCCGGCCGTGGTGGGAAATCCACCGTCACCGCATGGCGCCCCAGGTCGCGGCCGGGATCGAGCGGCTGATCGCCGCCGGCACGCTGACCATCGCCGCCGGGCGCATCGCCGGCTGGGGCCGGGCGCCGGACGGCGTGGCCCTGCGCCTGGCACCCCGGGGCGGTGGGGCGGAAATCACGCTGGCCGCCGCCTATGTGGTCAATTGTACCGGGGCGTCCGTCGATTATCGCCACCTGACCGCGCCCCTGATCCGCACCCTGCTGGACCAGGGCCTTGCCCGGCCCGATCCCCTGGGCCTCGGGCTCGACGTCAACGACCGGCTGCAACTGGTCGGGGCGGACGGCAAGGCGCGGCCGCGCATCTTCGCCCTCGGCCCGCCCACCAAGTCGATGTTCTGGGAAATCACCGCCGTGCCCGACATCCGCAAGCAGGGCCGGGCCTTCGCCCTCAGGCTCTTTCCGAACCCGGTTTGA
- the msrB gene encoding peptide-methionine (R)-S-oxide reductase MsrB, with product MSDKVTKTDAEWREQLTPLQYAVTREKATERPFTGDYEQTWDPGTYACVACGQELFDSDTKFDAGCGWPSFYAPVTREAVAAEADHSHGMQRVEVLCARCDSHLGHVFDDGPRPTGLRFCINSAALRFKPGSERA from the coding sequence ATGAGCGACAAGGTGACCAAGACCGACGCCGAATGGCGGGAACAATTGACCCCGCTGCAATATGCCGTCACCCGGGAGAAGGCGACCGAGCGTCCCTTCACCGGCGATTACGAGCAGACCTGGGACCCCGGCACCTATGCCTGCGTCGCCTGCGGCCAGGAATTGTTCGATTCGGACACGAAGTTCGACGCCGGCTGCGGCTGGCCCAGCTTCTATGCCCCCGTGACGCGGGAGGCGGTGGCGGCCGAGGCGGACCACAGCCACGGCATGCAGCGGGTGGAAGTGCTGTGCGCGCGCTGCGACTCCCACCTCGGCCATGTCTTCGACGACGGGCCGCGGCCGACCGGCCTGCGCTTCTGCATCAATTCGGCAGCGCTGCGCTTCAAACCGGGTTCGGAAAGAGCCTGA
- a CDS encoding M24 family metallopeptidase, whose amino-acid sequence MKFDFAARPEADRTAALRAAEMQGFALLDAIGAELLRPGIGEKALEAEIRDLAAERFGATKHWHKRIVRSGPNTLCVYDENPPDRVIAADDVVFIDIGPVFDGWEADIGRSFVLGDDPAKHRLLGDMAEAFEDGRRHFRENPGLTGREFYRYVQGLAERRDWTFGGTIAGHIVGEFPHKHLPGDAKSFYISPENTACLDAPDALGQRQHWILEIHFVDRRRSFGGFMESLITLD is encoded by the coding sequence ATGAAGTTCGACTTCGCCGCCCGGCCCGAGGCGGACCGCACCGCCGCCCTGCGCGCGGCCGAGATGCAGGGCTTTGCCCTGCTCGACGCGATCGGCGCCGAACTGCTTCGCCCCGGCATCGGCGAGAAGGCGCTGGAAGCCGAGATCCGCGATCTTGCCGCCGAACGCTTCGGCGCCACCAAACATTGGCACAAGCGGATCGTGCGCAGCGGGCCCAACACGCTCTGCGTCTACGACGAGAACCCGCCCGACCGGGTGATCGCGGCGGACGACGTCGTCTTCATCGACATCGGCCCGGTCTTCGACGGCTGGGAGGCGGATATCGGGCGCAGCTTCGTCCTCGGCGACGATCCGGCCAAGCACCGCCTGCTCGGCGACATGGCCGAAGCCTTCGAGGACGGCCGCCGTCACTTCCGGGAAAACCCGGGCCTGACCGGGCGCGAATTCTATCGTTACGTCCAGGGACTGGCGGAACGGCGCGATTGGACTTTCGGTGGCACCATCGCCGGCCATATCGTCGGAGAATTCCCGCATAAACATCTACCGGGCGACGCAAAGAGTTTCTATATCAGTCCTGAGAACACGGCGTGTCTCGACGCGCCGGACGCGCTCGGCCAGCGGCAGCATTGGATTCTGGAAATCCATTTCGTCGACCGGCGGCGCAGCTTCGGCGGCTTCATGGAGTCGCTGATCACCCTGGATTGA
- a CDS encoding 5-guanidino-2-oxopentanoate decarboxylase — protein sequence MATVGENLVRLLEAYGTEVIFGIPGVHNIELYRGLAASPIRHVTPRHEQGAGFMADGYARVTGRPGVCFTITGPGLTNILTAMGQAYADSVPMLVIASVNATAELGTGEGRLHELPSQRALAAGVTAFAQTIHHKRQLPEALARAMAVFAGSRPRPVYLEIPVDIIAEDGAGLDLAPRPLPARPGPSADAIGEAAALLDQATRPLMVVGGGAVGARAPLRWLAEHLSIPVITTINGKGMLPPDHDLLAGENMAATPLRDELAAADVVLAVGTEFGETEHYPGPVEIAIPGSLIRIDLDPEQLMRGPVAAVPLVADARLAAEALIARLDHTMPRLGGKPRAAALRAALLAQLPDYARRHRKALAAIDEVLPDAVIVGDSTEMVYGANQFFHPRDVRRFFNASTGYGTLGYGLPAGIGAKLGAGSAPVVVLAGDGGFLFTVAELAAAVEAAVPVVVLLWNNGGYGEIRTYMKARGITPVAVDLVVPDLVAVARGFGCHAEEVDSPAALKAALAAAATRRVPTVIEWKA from the coding sequence ATGGCCACTGTCGGCGAAAATCTGGTCCGGCTGCTCGAAGCCTATGGCACCGAAGTAATCTTCGGCATTCCCGGGGTTCACAATATCGAGCTTTACCGCGGCCTCGCCGCCTCGCCCATCCGCCATGTCACCCCGCGCCACGAGCAGGGCGCCGGCTTCATGGCCGACGGCTATGCCCGGGTGACCGGGCGGCCGGGGGTCTGCTTCACCATCACCGGCCCGGGCCTGACCAATATCCTGACCGCCATGGGCCAGGCTTACGCCGATTCCGTGCCCATGCTGGTCATCGCCTCGGTCAATGCCACCGCCGAACTGGGCACCGGCGAGGGGCGGCTGCACGAACTGCCGTCGCAGCGCGCCCTGGCCGCCGGCGTAACCGCCTTCGCCCAGACCATCCACCACAAGCGCCAATTGCCGGAAGCCCTGGCCCGGGCCATGGCGGTATTCGCCGGCAGCCGGCCGCGCCCGGTCTATCTGGAAATCCCGGTCGACATCATCGCGGAGGACGGCGCCGGTCTCGATCTCGCGCCCCGGCCGCTGCCGGCCCGGCCCGGCCCTTCCGCCGATGCGATCGGCGAGGCGGCGGCCCTGCTGGACCAGGCGACCCGGCCCCTGATGGTGGTCGGCGGCGGCGCCGTCGGGGCCAGGGCGCCCTTGCGCTGGCTTGCCGAGCATCTCTCGATCCCGGTGATCACCACGATCAACGGCAAGGGCATGCTGCCGCCGGACCACGACCTGCTGGCGGGCGAGAACATGGCCGCCACGCCCCTGCGCGACGAATTGGCGGCGGCCGACGTCGTGCTCGCCGTCGGCACCGAATTCGGCGAGACCGAGCATTATCCGGGCCCGGTCGAGATCGCCATCCCCGGCAGCCTGATCCGCATCGACCTCGACCCGGAGCAATTGATGCGCGGGCCCGTGGCCGCGGTGCCGCTGGTCGCCGACGCCCGGCTGGCGGCGGAAGCGCTGATCGCCCGTCTCGACCACACCATGCCCAGGCTGGGCGGCAAGCCGCGCGCCGCCGCGCTCCGCGCAGCCCTGCTGGCCCAGCTGCCGGACTATGCGCGCCGCCACCGGAAGGCGCTGGCCGCGATCGACGAGGTCCTGCCCGATGCGGTCATCGTCGGCGATTCGACCGAGATGGTCTACGGCGCCAACCAATTCTTCCACCCCCGCGACGTCCGGCGTTTCTTCAACGCCTCGACCGGCTACGGCACCCTCGGCTACGGCCTACCGGCGGGGATCGGGGCGAAGCTGGGCGCCGGATCGGCGCCGGTCGTGGTCCTGGCCGGGGACGGCGGCTTTCTCTTCACCGTCGCCGAACTGGCGGCGGCGGTCGAGGCGGCGGTGCCGGTCGTCGTCCTTCTTTGGAACAACGGCGGCTACGGCGAGATCAGGACCTATATGAAGGCGCGGGGGATCACCCCGGTCGCGGTCGATCTCGTGGTGCCGGATCTTGTTGCGGTCGCCCGGGGTTTCGGCTGTCATGCGGAGGAGGTCGACAGCCCGGCCGCCCTCAAGGCGGCACTGGCGGCGGCCGCGACGCGCCGGGTACCGACCGTGATCGAATGGAAGGCGTGA
- a CDS encoding flavin monoamine oxidase family protein — MTAAHAPAARDIAPVTMFGPDFPFAYDDFLKHPAGLGRVPEAARGSRVAIVGGGISGIVAAYELMKLGLRPVIYEADRIGGRLRSEAFAGGDGTFAELGAMRFPPSSRALFHYLEAMGLKTAPFPNPLSPASPSTVIELGGERHYATTLADLPPIFAEVAAAWRRALDDGADFTAMQAAIRSRDVARIKALWNPLVPLFDEDSFYGFICRSDAFSRLSWRHREIFGQVGFGTGGWDTDFPNSMLEILRVIYTNADEDHQSVVGGIEQLPRRLFAHAPAEIAHWPPGTSLAGLHGGHPRSGVARIARGRHGGIAITDRWGNADEFDACVVTCQVWLLSARIDCEERLFSAPLWMAMERTHYMQASKTFVMVDRPFWKDIDPVTGRDTLSMTLSDRLTRGTYLIDQGEGRPGVICLSYTWNDDALKWLSLPVEERVRLMLHSLAQIYPGVDIRRHIVGQPITVSWEQDPNFMGAFKANLPGHYRYQRRLFAHFAERPAAPEQQGLFLAGDDISWTAGWAEGAVTTALNAVAGVVRHFKGAGCPGNPDPVDAWGTLAPLALAD; from the coding sequence ATGACCGCCGCCCACGCCCCCGCGGCGCGGGATATCGCGCCGGTGACCATGTTCGGGCCGGATTTTCCCTTCGCCTATGACGATTTCCTGAAGCATCCGGCCGGCCTCGGCCGGGTGCCGGAAGCGGCGCGGGGCAGCCGGGTCGCCATCGTCGGCGGGGGCATTTCGGGCATCGTCGCCGCCTATGAACTGATGAAGCTGGGCCTTCGCCCCGTGATCTACGAGGCGGACCGGATCGGCGGGCGGCTGCGCTCCGAAGCCTTCGCCGGGGGCGACGGCACCTTCGCCGAACTGGGCGCCATGCGCTTCCCGCCCTCGTCGCGCGCCCTGTTCCATTACCTCGAAGCCATGGGGCTGAAGACCGCGCCCTTCCCCAACCCGCTGTCGCCCGCAAGCCCGTCGACCGTGATCGAACTGGGCGGCGAGCGCCACTATGCGACGACACTGGCCGACCTGCCGCCCATCTTCGCCGAAGTGGCGGCGGCCTGGCGCCGCGCGCTGGACGACGGCGCCGATTTCACCGCCATGCAGGCGGCGATCCGCAGCCGCGACGTCGCCCGCATCAAGGCGCTGTGGAACCCCCTGGTTCCCCTCTTCGACGAGGACAGTTTCTACGGCTTCATCTGCCGCTCGGACGCCTTCTCGCGACTGTCGTGGCGGCACCGGGAAATCTTCGGCCAGGTCGGCTTCGGCACCGGCGGCTGGGACACCGACTTCCCGAACTCCATGCTGGAGATCCTACGCGTCATCTACACCAATGCGGACGAGGACCACCAGAGCGTGGTCGGCGGCATCGAGCAATTGCCCCGCCGCCTCTTCGCCCATGCCCCGGCGGAGATCGCCCATTGGCCGCCCGGGACGTCGCTGGCCGGGCTGCACGGCGGCCATCCGCGTTCAGGGGTCGCCCGCATCGCGCGCGGGCGCCACGGCGGCATCGCCATCACCGACCGCTGGGGCAATGCCGACGAATTCGACGCCTGCGTGGTCACCTGCCAGGTCTGGCTGCTGTCGGCGCGCATCGATTGCGAGGAACGGCTGTTCTCCGCCCCCCTGTGGATGGCGATGGAACGGACCCATTACATGCAGGCGTCCAAGACTTTCGTCATGGTCGACCGGCCGTTCTGGAAAGATATCGATCCGGTTACCGGCCGCGACACCCTGAGCATGACTCTGTCCGACCGCCTGACCCGCGGCACCTATCTGATCGACCAGGGCGAGGGCCGGCCGGGCGTGATCTGCCTGTCCTACACCTGGAACGACGATGCCTTGAAATGGCTGTCCCTGCCGGTCGAGGAACGGGTGCGCCTGATGCTGCACAGCCTGGCCCAGATCTACCCGGGCGTCGACATCCGCCGCCACATCGTCGGCCAGCCGATCACGGTGAGCTGGGAACAGGACCCGAATTTCATGGGCGCCTTCAAGGCCAACCTGCCCGGCCACTACCGTTACCAGCGCCGTCTCTTCGCCCATTTCGCCGAACGGCCGGCGGCGCCGGAACAGCAGGGCCTGTTCCTGGCCGGCGACGACATTTCCTGGACCGCCGGCTGGGCCGAGGGTGCGGTCACCACCGCCCTGAACGCGGTCGCCGGCGTCGTCCGCCATTTCAAGGGCGCCGGCTGCCCCGGCAATCCCGATCCGGTCGACGCCTGGGGCACGCTCGCCCCCCTGGCGCTGGCCGATTGA